The Arachidicoccus terrestris genome includes the window GAGAAATTGCCCTGAGGGTTATCAGAACCTGCCGTGAAATGGGTATTAAAACGGTTGCTGTTTATTCTACTGCTGATAAAGAAAGCCTCCATGTACGTTTTGCAGATGAGGCCGTCTGTATTGGTAAGGCTCCTAGTGTAGACTCCTACCTGAATATTGCGCATATTATGGCAGCAGCAGAGATTACCAATAGTGACGCGATTCATCCGGGTTACGGGTTTTTAGCCGAGAATGCCAAATTTGCCCAAATCTGTAATGATCATGGCGTGAAATTCATCGGACCCACTGCTGAGATGATCAACATGATGGGTGATAAAGTGACAGCTAAAGATACGATGATCAAGGCCGGTGTGCCGGTAGTACCCGGAGTGGAAGGGTTATTACAGAGTCTCGAGCACGCGAAAGCGTCCGCAAAGATCGTGGGCTATCCGGTGATCCTGAAAGCAACCGCCGGAGGTGGCGGTAAAGGAATGCGGGTTGTCTGGAAAGAGGAGGAAATGGAGAAAAATTACACCACGGCTAAAATGGAAGCGGCTGCTTCCTTTAAGAACGATGGTATTTATATGGAGAAATTTGTGGAAGAACCGCATCATATTGAAATACAGGTGGCCGGCGACCAGTTTGGTACCGTCTGTCATATGAGTGAAAGAGATTGCTCTATTCAGCGCCGTCACCAGAAGCTGGTAGAAGAATCACCTTCTCCTTTCATGACGCCGGAGTTGAGAGAAGCGATGGGCGCTGCCGCTATCAAGGCTGCTGCTTCTATCAATTATGAAGGTGTGGGAACCATTGAATTTCTGGTAGACAAACATCGCAATTTCTACTTTATGGAAATGAATACCCGTATACAGGTAGAGCATTGTGTGACGGAAGAAGTCATTAATTTTGATCTGATCAAAGAACAGATCAAAATTGCCATGGGAGAGAAGATCTCCGGTAAGAATTATGTCCCGGTAATGCACGCTATTGAATGCCGTATTAATGCGGAGGATCCCTATAATGACTTCAGGCCTTCTCCCGGTACAATTAAGACACTTAATACACCTGGCGGACATGGTGTCCGTGTGGACAGCCACGTGTATTCCGGTTATGCGATCCCTCCCTACTATGATTCCATGATCGCCAAACTGATCGCGGTGGCCAGAACCAGGGAAGAAGCGATTGATACGATGTACCGTGCCCTGAGTGAATATGTAATTGAGGGAGATGGTGTAAAAACGACCATTCCATTCCATCTGCAACTGATGCAGGATGAGCAGTTTCGCAAAGGGGAGTTTACGACTAAGTTTATGGAATCTTTCAAGATGAAGTAAGCAAAATGATACATTGCCTGAACAGGCGCAAGAAGAGGGTGGCCAAGTAACAACTAAGACGGACTACCCTCTTTTGTTTTTAGGCTAACTTAGCCCATAAAAAAGAAGATAAAGCGCGTTAGAAATATGAGTGGAAAATTAGAATTGGGCCTGTTATGGGAGCCGGAAAATCTAAAGAAAAATAACGGGTATTTTTCCTTTCTCTCTATTGTGACCAATGGAAAAGTAACGACCTACCGCAAAGGCGAAATCAATAAGAAAAATATTAAAAACCTGAGAGCCGGGTTTTCCTCTACCTATAACCAGTTTCTCGAATCAATTGGCAAGGAAGCTAATCAAATGAAAATAGGGGCGGCGGAAATGTTGCTTACACGGGCGGGAAATGATCCTGGCATCCAGCGAATGGTCGCTGAACAGGTTTGTAAACATACCTATGAGCAGGTAACGCGTTTTGCCAAAGCCTCCCATGTGCTGTTGCATTATCAATGGACGACAGACCCGGTAACCAACACTAAAAAACTGGAGCCCTGCCAGATATCCAATCAGATTTTATCCATACATTTTGAACTGGTCCGACAGGAAAATAAGTTTTATGCCATCCCTTACATTAAACGTAACGGCCGGACCGCCCCGCTTTCACAGGACAGCAGATTTGAATTTATGGTCCGTGGCGGTAATGACTGGCAATTTTTGACACTAAAGGATTATAAGATCCTTAAGTGGCTGGAAGAAATGGAGGCGGAATCAGAAAATTTAACCGCGGAAAAGTTTCCCGAGAAAATTCTTCGCCGCCTGGAACTCGATTATACGGTCATTAAGAATGGGTTTTTTGAGATCCGGGAGATCCGGGAGCGGCCGCAGTGCAGCATTCAGCTCTCTGAGCTCAATGATGCTTTTTTGGTCTTTATGCCGCGTTGGAGCTACGATCATCTGATGGTGGACGGTACTTATGTGCCGTCACAGGAATTGATGCATAAGGGCATCGGCTACCGTATCTACAGAGACAAAGAACGGGAAGAGGCATTCCTGACCTATGTAAAGGGATTGCATACGGCTTTTCCGGCTCAGGCTAAAAGAGGCTTTTTTTATCTTTCATTTTCTGAAGCCAGAAAAAAACAATGGTTTGTCAAGGCCTATAAAAACCTGCTGGAAGAAAATGTGCAGATCTTAGGTCTGGATAAACTCTCTCACTTTAAGTATAGTCCACATGAACCGGCCACCAGTATGAAGCTGATCTCCAATAATGGAGCAAGCATATTGATTGAGCTGAAAGTCTGTTTCGATAAAGAGCAGGTGCCGGCAACAACGATACAGAAAATGCTGCTCGCCGGACAGAATAATGTACTGTTGAAAGACGACAGTATTGCTGTTTTTCCGGAGGAGTGGCAACTGCAGTATGGGGTGTATATAAAACATGCCCAGATAGAGAAGCATACACTCTTATTGCCTTCCTGGCTATTTTGGGAAGTACAGAATAAACAGCAGGACGCTAAACAGATCGCAGAAAACATCTTACCCGATAGCTGGCGGGCTGCCTGGAGGAAATGGCAGGAAAATAAGGAGATCGTCTACGAAGTACCGGCCGCAGTACAGGCGACTTTGAGGCCCTATCAGCAAAAAGGCTATGAGTGGATGGTGCTGTTATCGGAGATGCAAGCCGGCGCCTGCCTGGCTGATGATATGGGCCTGGGGAAAACCCTTCAGACCATCTGTTTTCTGGCCAGGCAGTGGGAACTCACTCCCGATGGCAGAAGTATTGTTATATGCCCCGCTTCGCTCTTGCACAACTGGCAGCAGGAGATGGAAAAATACCTGCCGGGTAAATCCACTTATCTCTATACGGGCCCTTCAAGGAGTTGGACCGGATTTCTGGAAGGCGATTATGACCTGCTGATCGCCAGTTATGGCACCGTCAGACAGGATATTGATAAACTCTGTTCACTTGTCTGGCAGGTGGCTGTCATCGATGAAAGTCATAATATTAAAAATACGACGGCCAGTATCACGCGCTCGGTAAGCATGATCCGGGCGGTGAGCAGGATCGCGCTCAGCGGTACGCCTGTCATGAATAATACATTTGATCTTTTTGCCCAGCTGAATTTTGTATTGCCGGGCCTGTTGGGATCTAAAAGCTTTTTTAACAATGAGTATGTCATCCCTATCGACCGGGAAGGGGATCTGGATAAGATGGAGTCATTAAGGAATCTGACCAGTCCTTTTATCCTGAGACGCACCAAGGCTCAGGTGGCTAAAGATCTGCCCGAGCGGACAGAATCAACGCTCTGGTGCGAGATGGGTGAAGGGCAACGGTTGTATTATGAGGAAGCCAAAACCCAGATACGCGACAGCCTTTTTCTGGATATCAAAAACGAGGGTTTAAATAAAGCCAGATTTAATATCATCCAGGGCCTGCAACGGCTCCGGCAGATCTGCAATGCGCCGCAGTTAATCAAAGATGCGGGAAACGCTGTCTGCACCGACTCTATTAAAATTGAATACCTTCTTGAGCGACTGAGCGATATTAAAGATGAAGGGGCTAAAGCACTGGTCTTCTCTCAGTTTACCGGAATGCTGAACCTGATCGCAGAGGCCTGCCAGGGGCGGGGAATTGACTTTTATCATTTTGACGGCAGCACACCTACGGCCCAGCGCCATGAAATGGTTCGCAATTTTCAGTCAGAAGGGGATGATAAGACGGCGTTTTTAATCAGTCTTAAAGCCGGTAATGCTGGTTTAAACCTGACGGCAGCACAATATGTTTTTCTGGTCGATCCCTGGTGGAACAGTGCGGTGGAGCAGCAGGCCATTGACCGGACCCACCGTATCGGCCAGCACTCACACGTATTTGCTTACCGGATGATCTGTAAGGATACGGTAGAGGAGAAGATCCTGGCTATTCAGCAGAAAAAGAAGAGGCTTTCTGATGAGTTGATCAGTGCTGAGGAAGGATTTGTCAAACAGATCACTGAAGACGAGCTACAGTATTTATTTAGTTAGTTTGCCCGTTCTGCAATGATTATAGGGCCTAGGAGTTTCTTCTTTTACCGCGGTTATGCCGGCTAATAGGATTGAAATCACTGCCTGCGTTATCATGGTCTTTACCACCTAGGTGCAAATTTCGCAGATTGTAGGAAAATGTCAACAGAAAATATCTTTTAAAGACATCTGTCTGGGACTGCTGGATATAATT containing:
- the accC gene encoding acetyl-CoA carboxylase biotin carboxylase subunit; the protein is MFKKILIANRGEIALRVIRTCREMGIKTVAVYSTADKESLHVRFADEAVCIGKAPSVDSYLNIAHIMAAAEITNSDAIHPGYGFLAENAKFAQICNDHGVKFIGPTAEMINMMGDKVTAKDTMIKAGVPVVPGVEGLLQSLEHAKASAKIVGYPVILKATAGGGGKGMRVVWKEEEMEKNYTTAKMEAAASFKNDGIYMEKFVEEPHHIEIQVAGDQFGTVCHMSERDCSIQRRHQKLVEESPSPFMTPELREAMGAAAIKAAASINYEGVGTIEFLVDKHRNFYFMEMNTRIQVEHCVTEEVINFDLIKEQIKIAMGEKISGKNYVPVMHAIECRINAEDPYNDFRPSPGTIKTLNTPGGHGVRVDSHVYSGYAIPPYYDSMIAKLIAVARTREEAIDTMYRALSEYVIEGDGVKTTIPFHLQLMQDEQFRKGEFTTKFMESFKMK
- a CDS encoding DEAD/DEAH box helicase; the encoded protein is MSGKLELGLLWEPENLKKNNGYFSFLSIVTNGKVTTYRKGEINKKNIKNLRAGFSSTYNQFLESIGKEANQMKIGAAEMLLTRAGNDPGIQRMVAEQVCKHTYEQVTRFAKASHVLLHYQWTTDPVTNTKKLEPCQISNQILSIHFELVRQENKFYAIPYIKRNGRTAPLSQDSRFEFMVRGGNDWQFLTLKDYKILKWLEEMEAESENLTAEKFPEKILRRLELDYTVIKNGFFEIREIRERPQCSIQLSELNDAFLVFMPRWSYDHLMVDGTYVPSQELMHKGIGYRIYRDKEREEAFLTYVKGLHTAFPAQAKRGFFYLSFSEARKKQWFVKAYKNLLEENVQILGLDKLSHFKYSPHEPATSMKLISNNGASILIELKVCFDKEQVPATTIQKMLLAGQNNVLLKDDSIAVFPEEWQLQYGVYIKHAQIEKHTLLLPSWLFWEVQNKQQDAKQIAENILPDSWRAAWRKWQENKEIVYEVPAAVQATLRPYQQKGYEWMVLLSEMQAGACLADDMGLGKTLQTICFLARQWELTPDGRSIVICPASLLHNWQQEMEKYLPGKSTYLYTGPSRSWTGFLEGDYDLLIASYGTVRQDIDKLCSLVWQVAVIDESHNIKNTTASITRSVSMIRAVSRIALSGTPVMNNTFDLFAQLNFVLPGLLGSKSFFNNEYVIPIDREGDLDKMESLRNLTSPFILRRTKAQVAKDLPERTESTLWCEMGEGQRLYYEEAKTQIRDSLFLDIKNEGLNKARFNIIQGLQRLRQICNAPQLIKDAGNAVCTDSIKIEYLLERLSDIKDEGAKALVFSQFTGMLNLIAEACQGRGIDFYHFDGSTPTAQRHEMVRNFQSEGDDKTAFLISLKAGNAGLNLTAAQYVFLVDPWWNSAVEQQAIDRTHRIGQHSHVFAYRMICKDTVEEKILAIQQKKKRLSDELISAEEGFVKQITEDELQYLFS